Proteins from a single region of Apium graveolens cultivar Ventura chromosome 7, ASM990537v1, whole genome shotgun sequence:
- the LOC141673356 gene encoding uncharacterized protein LOC141673356 gives MAQSWYSRLPPNSIGSFNDLSQAFIKQFISGRVYEKSSSSLMGIIQGVKESLREYLNRFMKEALKLPDLDDKVAMIALQQETSDEFFKMSLAKFPPESMLQLQDRAGKYIKMEESMKKTAVNNEPTGDKKRKTDQEYDAKDKYP, from the coding sequence atggctcaaagttGGTATAGTCGTCTGCctccgaactctattgggtcctttaACGACTTGAGCCAAGCTTTTATCAAGCAATTTATAAGTGGCAGAGTGTACGAGAAGAGTTCATCCTCTCTCATGGGCATAATCCAAGGAGTAAAGGAGTCCTTGAGAGAGTATCTGAATCGGTTTATGAAGGAGGCTTTGAAGCTCcctgatcttgatgataaggtagctatgatagccctaCAGCAAGAGACTAGTgatgagttctttaagatgtccctgGCTAAATTCCCTCCCGAGagtatgttgcagctccaggatagagCCGGAAAGTATATCAAGATGGAGGAGAGTATGAAGAAGACAGCTGTGAATAACGAACCTACTGGAGACAAGAAGAGGAAGACGGATCAGGAGTATGACGCTAAGGACAAGTACCCATGA